Genomic segment of Yoonia sp. R2331:
CGCCGAGGGCCGCTTGCCCGACACATTGATCGCCGCAATTGGTGGCGGGTCCAATGCCATGGGCCTGTTTTTCCCGTTCCTCGATGACAAAGATGTCGGCATCATTGGCGTTGAGGCGGGCGGCAAAGGCGTGAACATGAAAATGGAACACTGCGCGTCACTCACCGGTGGACGCCCCGGCGTGCTGCACGGCAACCGCACCTATCTGCTGCAAGACGATGACGGACAAATCCTCGAAGGCTTCAGCATCTCCGCCGGCCTCGACTATCCCGGCATCGGTCCCGAACACGCATGGCTGCACGAAATCGGCCGCGCGCAATATGTCTCGATCACTGACAAGGAGGCGCTGGAAGCCTTCCAGCTGTCTTGCGCCACAGAGGGCATCATCCCCGCGCTCGAACCCAGCCATGCGCTGGCCCACGTCATGAAGATCGCCCCCGATCTGCCCAAGGACCACATCATCGTGATGAACATGTGTGGCCGTGGCGACAAGGATATCTTTACCGTGGCGCGCGCGCTCGGGTTCGATATGTCAGGGCCAGAGGGGCGAAGCGTGGAATAGGCACGCGCGATAAACTGCAAGTCCAAGGGCCTAGACCAATAGTTTAGGCCCTTATGCGTTGGGTTTATGGCGACGCTCCTAAACCTTGGGACAATATCTCAGAGTGCTGTGTCGCGGCATCACCGGGGCATCGCTGCGGACGGACCGTAGCATCCGAACCAAAGGAACATGTCCATGAAAACGCTTCTGAAAGTCTCGACCGTCACCCTGTCGCTGCTGGCCGGTGCGGCGACCGCCCAATCCATCGCTGATCAGGTCATCCCGCAGCTGCAAGCGCAGGGCTATACCCGGATCGAAGTGAAAAACGGCCTCAGTCAGATCAAGGTCGAGGCCATTCGCGGCAACCGCGAGTTGGAGGTTGTCTATGACGCCCGCACTGGCGAGATCATCAAGCAAGAGGTGAACCGCGTCGACGCAGATGACGATACCGCCCCCGGCATCGAGGTCCGCAATGAAAACCGGGACTTCGTCGGCGATCGCAACCGGAATGACGATGATGACGATGACGATGATCGTCGCGGTGGCCGGGACGACGATGATGATGACGACGATGATCGCCGGGGTGGTCGGGACGATGACGACGACGACGATGATGATCGCCGGGGTGGTCGGGACGATGACGACGACGACGATGATGATCGCCGGGGTGGTCGGGATGACGACGACGATGATGACGATGACGACGATGATGACGATGACGATGACGACGACGATGATGACGATGACGATGATGATGATGACGACGATGATGATGACGATTGATCGTCGTTGCGTTCATCGCGGACGCAGATCACAATAAGAGCTGTGCCCTCGCACCAACCTGGTGCGGGGGTGACCTTGGTGGGCAACATGTTGAGATTGATCGTTATTGCAGCGCTGCTTCTTCTGTCGCCCGTCGGGGCGTCGGCCCAATCGGTACAGGATCAGATCGTTTCGCAATTGCAGGCCCAGGGCTTTACCCGCATCGAAGTGCAACGCACCTTGCTGGGCCGCGTGCAACTCAAGGCTTATTCAAACACCCTGGAACGCGAGATGGTGTTCAACCCCACAACGGGCGAGATCCTGCGTGACTTTTGGGAACCTCGCAGCAACAGCGCTGATCGGCCCAGGGTCAATGTGGTGGACCCCAACCGCTCATCCGGCAGCAATTCAGGCAGCGGCAGCCGGTCTTCCGGCGGTGACCGTGACGATGATGATGACGACAAGGATGACCGCGCTGAGCGGGACAATTCCGGCAGCGGGTCGTCAAATTCCGGGCGCGGCAGCCGGGATGACGATGATGACGATGACCGGGATCGAGACCGCGATGATGACGACGACGATGACGATGACGACGACGACGATGATGATGACGACGACGATGATGATGATGACGACGACGGTGATGACGACGATGATGATGACGATTAACTAGACGGGCATCGGGATCATGGGGCGTAGTCTGATCCTGATCGTTGTTTTGGCCGTGCAAGCGATTTGCGCGGCCCTCTATCTGGTGAACCTCTTCTCGGCCATCACCGGCTTGCGTCCCTTCCCCTGGATAGTCAACGAGCTGATCGAGCTTGGTGCGGCCCTTGGCCTGCTGCTTGGCCTTGTCTACGGCGGCCTGTTGTTGCGCCGCACCCTGCAGCGCAACGCCAAGATCGAACGCCAGTTGCAGGCGGCATCGGGTGCTTTCATGGACCTGCTTGAAGAACGATTCGAAAACTGGGGGCTTACGCCGGCCGAACGCGACGTGGCGCTTTTTGCGATCAAAGGGCTATCCACCGCCGAAATCGCCGTGCTGCGCGAAACCAGCGAGGGCACCGTGAAGGCCCAAACCAACGCGATCTACCGCAAGGCCGGCGTCAGTGGACGGCCCCAATTGCTGAGCCTCTTTATTGAAGAGTTGATGGACGGCGGTGCCACCGGATTGCGCGTCGCAGCACAGTGACGCCTAGCCGGGCGCGCGGGTCAGCCAAAGCACATCAAAATCGCTTTCCACCACCGGTGACGGGAACAGGATGCGGGCGCTATCGGGCCCGGATTGTTCGACCAACCCGACCTGCGGCTGCACTTCTCCGTTGCCAATAAATGCCGGGTGCAGCGCGTCATAGGCGCGCTGTGGCGCGTCATTCACTGTGCCCACACCCAGATAGATCATCCGCCCGTCGATGATCTGGATCGTACCGGACGTGCGCTGGCTTCCGGTCAGTTTTTCAAAGGTGAACCTGGTCCCATCCGGCGTGATCCGGCAGTCAAACTTGGCATAAGCCACCAGAC
This window contains:
- a CDS encoding DUF4893 domain-containing protein; translated protein: MMRLISLLLAFAALPAAAQDMRPQEAARLADLDATAGEALLGAFAAGRRGDIDLLQEALAGSPLPPLQTTLAGDWSCRTFKMGGLVSLVAYAKFDCRITPDGTRFTFEKLTGSQRTSGTIQIIDGRMIYLGVGTVNDAPQRAYDALHPAFIGNGEVQPQVGLVEQSGPDSARILFPSPVVESDFDVLWLTRAPG
- a CDS encoding helix-turn-helix transcriptional regulator encodes the protein MGRSLILIVVLAVQAICAALYLVNLFSAITGLRPFPWIVNELIELGAALGLLLGLVYGGLLLRRTLQRNAKIERQLQAASGAFMDLLEERFENWGLTPAERDVALFAIKGLSTAEIAVLRETSEGTVKAQTNAIYRKAGVSGRPQLLSLFIEELMDGGATGLRVAAQ
- a CDS encoding PepSY domain-containing protein, translated to MKTLLKVSTVTLSLLAGAATAQSIADQVIPQLQAQGYTRIEVKNGLSQIKVEAIRGNRELEVVYDARTGEIIKQEVNRVDADDDTAPGIEVRNENRDFVGDRNRNDDDDDDDDRRGGRDDDDDDDDDRRGGRDDDDDDDDDRRGGRDDDDDDDDDRRGGRDDDDDDDDDDDDDDDDDDDDDDDDDDDDDDDDDDD